A region of the Conger conger chromosome 6, fConCon1.1, whole genome shotgun sequence genome:
tattattataataataatcataataataataataatcattattattattattattattattattattattattattattattattattcttctaGATTAATCCAGGCTTACCAAAAGGTGCCTCAGAGAACCGTTAAAAAGTGGTTCTTCCGCCTTGTGGCAAATTCAAGAACCCCTAAAAGTTCCCCCAggaacaggatttttttttcactttactTGTTCTGATACAGTAAGTGTGATTCAgagattgattggttgattgattgattgttgaTGAAAAATGCACAGTATGTATGTGAAATTGTACGtaaattcattaaataaataaatggtgttTTGTCATAAAACGGCCAAAGTTAGGAACTAGAAGCCACTGCTTTGTTTTCATGACAAAAGCTATGACCATATATGTCTGAAAACAGGAAACCATCCGCTTGATAGAACAGTGTATGTCACAGCCGCATTGAAAGGGTCATTTTTTACCGTTGCATATATTTGTAGTTATATAGTCTCCTGGAATGTTGCAGTTAAACCTTCTCAggttaaaaaattacaaatgggTGTCTGGAGTATTAGTATTTAAGATATTACTCATATAATAGGAATAACATCCCAAAGAATGTCTGTCATTGATACAAAATGACACATTAACATTACAAGTGTGTCTATGACagaaattacaataaataaactgCCCTATATTAGTCTACAACTAGAAGGGTTAGCCAGAGTATTTTGGGGGCATGTCTCATGGTGGCTGGCTCTAGCCActtggtgtggtgtcttggcaGGAATTTACAGACTGAGGCAGGTGTTCTGAGGCGAAGGCAGTCCTAAAAATACCCCCAGAAGGGACTGCAAGAAGGACAAGAGAAGATGTGGGAAGGCCTGAAATGGTGACATGGTTGTGATAACGGTCTCTCCAAGAACGGAAACGATTTTAATTTGCAGCTAGGCCTATTCAAGAGCTTTGTGTTGCAACACAATAAGGAGAAACAATGTGTCACATTACACTAtatgtacaatacaatacaaaaagaAATAAGGAGACAACATGCACAATGTTTCACATAAAGAGCTTTTATTTTGTCACTTGTGCTCACGCCCAACAGCTGCTTCACTCTGTAGTATAGCTGTCATAGAGATTTAACTGTTGAAATTCTTTAGCAGTTGTGTCTCCCACAGAGGCCAATGTGATAGTACCCATAGGTACTTATTAGCTAACGGGGAAGCTTGATAAGCTATCAAAGGAATACATGAGTATCTTGTGTTGCACAGTTCGTGAAGAATGCCTCAGGGGGCATGTCAACACGATCATTTTTGTAACAGGCCTGGACCACTGACAGTACGCTTGACCACGGCTGATAGAAGACCTCTCTAAGGGACAATATATTTTCGTGATGATTAGAACACTCTATTTGTCAACGATCATAACATATGTTACATTGTGACAGCGCACATGgcagacagcgagagagagagcgagagagagcgagagagagagagagagagagagagagagagagagagatgtaggcTAATTGAGCATTAGACTACGGCGTCAAGAACCTGTAGGCTATTTAATGAGTAACAATGGATCTACTGAAATGATtcaaaagtaaaggtttcaagcattttactgcatttttttcattcacataGGCTATCGGCAGGGGTTCCTTCATCTACAGAATGTAATGACGAAATAGCCTATTGTAAAAGACAGCAGGTCTATTGGAAGACACAACCCAAACGCATCAATTTGTATACCGACACGAAACATGTGTTCACTGTTTAAGGTTTAGATTGGTAGGCCTACGTTTAACCATTTTTTCCTCGGGAAATAGCATAACCTACTCTTTGGCTATATGCGGCAGGGACATTTGAAACTTTACTTCGAATGTTGTTTAACTCCTATTTAGTAAATATTCGTGTAATGTGCGTATCACATATATAGTCCATAGGCTATTTTATTTCATAGGCATTATTTATCAGACAACCTAAACGCATATTTAATGGCTGAATGTTTTAAGTCCCTTTGGATCTCCATGCGCAACGTAGCCTATTCCTTGCGGTTTAACTTTTACAGTGTTAGAAATAGGAACAGGCGTCTTGGAGGGGAAAGGGGTGTCCTCTCCCCCATCAGATCCCATATATAGTCATATCAATGGTCAAATGTCTGGGAACAGCGAATCGCCAAACAGATCCATAAAAAAGACAGGGCACGGGGAGGGAAGCAGGGGGGGCCGTTTCCAAAAAAGTATTGTATGACCAAAAGAATCCGATCACCCCCTCTCCAAAGTACATATTTGACAGGGTACAGTCCGAAAGAGCTCGCACTCCAGCTTTGCGTTCAGACCGGCACAGAcgctctcagtctctctccgaCCTACCTCTTAAACTTCTTTTGGAACACTCGGTGCAGCCGCCCAAACAATAATCAGCCATGGATGCCATCAAGAAGAAGATGCAGATGCTCAAGCTCGACAAGGAGAATGCCTTGGACAGAGCTGAACAGGCTGAGGGAGACAAGAAGGCAGCTGAGGAGAGAAGCAAACAGGTCTGCATTGTTTTATTGGGGAAATCAAATTAATCGATTAGAAAGCACGAATACCGAGTGGCCTCGTGAGCCCAAGTTTACTGGATCGCCTCTTCGGTGTGGATTAATAGAGAATTTACAGAAGACGAAATAAGGAGCATGAAAGAAAAACCGCTATATTGTCGTGTTGGGAAtactttctttttaagaatctGCACcagataagattttttttacCTTTGCATCGTCAAAAACTGTTACAGAAAGGTGGCTCCTTTGAGTAATTGGTACTTCGTATAGTGCATGCTTCACTGTATTTTttgtggatatatatatatatatatatatatatatatatatatatatatatatatatatatatatatatatatatatataaatgtctaACACAGACAGGAGCcatgttgcatttttatttaaatataatgaaataacacatttcaatgtaaaaataataattgtttcaAATATTAATCTTGcatgtttttaaaagcaaaattCTTGTTTATATGCATGTATAGTTAGAGGATGATATAAATCAATTGGAAAAGAAATTGCGTCTTACCGAAGACGAAAGAGATAAAGTGATTGAGGAGTTCCAAGGCGCTGAAGAGAAGCTGCTCAGTGCGGAAGAGCTCGCCACAAAGGTATTTTGCCTGCTTCCAAAACTTTCCCTaacttctatctctctctccctgtccctgtctgtcCGTGCCTCCGCGCTCCCTGTGCGCGTTCACGCTCTCTGTTTCCCGCTGCACACCCTTCAATCGAACCTCTAAAAGCTCGAGGATGATCTGGTAGCACTGCAGAAGAAACTGAAGTCAACTGAGGATGAGTTGGACAAGTACTCCGAGGCTCTTAAGGATGCCCAGGAGAAATTGGAACTGGCTGAAAAGAAAGCCGCCGATGTAAGTAACGAAGGTCCCAAAAACGCACCATTCCTGCATTTCTCTGCTTCTCCACAGTCTTTCTTCAGACGTATTACCGTAAACATGTAAAATGACAGTGTGTAGACTATGTCATATACCTAAGTTTCTTATTGCAACCTGGTTTAACCCAATTTCAATTGTTTATACCCAACTTGCTTTGGCTAATCCAGGTGGAGCTATACCTGTGCCCCACCCTACTTTCCATATTGCTTGGCAGTATGAATGCTGTTATAATACACAGTTGAATCAAAAAAAGAATTATTtagcctttgttttttttttttcagtttacaatggacattttaaatgaactgtCATTTTATATATCTCATGTATTTGTTAcaacacatgaaaaaacatgaacacattcaATTTAAAGATGTTTTTATTCGGATGTGGGTTTACCCAGTCAATAGACCAGATTAGTAATAGATTCAGTATTCCAATATTACATCATCTACATACAAGCACGTATCAGCTGAAAAAATACACTAGCAATCTTGAAAATGGAGAATCAAGTATGAAAACAAACCTGCTAAATGTGCAGTCTTCACAGAAGAGCAAGCGGATGGTTAAATATAGCTCAGTGCTTTATATGGTCAGGTTAGAACTCACCCACTTTGGCTGTCCCCCTGAGTTAAAAGGGGTGGTCGTTTAAAATGTCAGTGTATTACTTCAGATTAACTTTTGCATAAATTATTCATTGCACTTTAACAGCGTTCATCATGTTTTTTTACACATATTGTGATGTGTTTTCCTAGACAATACTTTACCCTACTCTTGGACTGCAAACATTTCTCCAATGGAGAATTAACTTCAAAGGAAACTTAGTCTTGGACTAGGCTTAATATTTGTCTGGGGGAACCAGCCCACAATGTCACAATCAAACCAAACCAGAGAAAAGGTTTTACTGAATCTTCATGAATGAATGTAGGCGGACATAGTAAGCTATAATAAACTACCACAATATTTGCATATAAAATGTGTGTCTATAGCTTATTCAAGGATTGGATACATTCACCTGACCGTGTTGTGAGCCCAATATACGTTTATTTGGGGGTTCTGGCGAATGAAATGGACGTTTTTTTGCAGGGTGCGCCATAAAAGGAAAACTATGTGAACTATTTGCAAATGTTCAACATAAGCAATTTAATTTAAGCTTTAACGTTCGGTAGCAGATAAGTTGGAAAGTTATTGGGGCAATTATTATACTCTCACAATGTGCACATTTATAttggatatttattttattaataattcattataCTTTAATACTTAATTAATACTTACTtatcaataaataatttatattatacCAGTGCTACAATTATTATTGCTAATGTTTCCCTTAGTTTTACAGTTCATTATTTTGGAAAGTTtcataacaatttttttttttttttttttcaaaaagaaaatcgTATAGATATGTGTATAGTTAAATTATTTAAGGTTCTCGTTTTCTCGTTTTTTTCACGCACTATAAATTATAGGCTATGTACTATAATATAAACTTGAGAATTACATTACAGCGAGTAAAGGTCTgaggattcttttttttaaacacccaTGTTGTAGACTGGATGCAGTCCTTCTTGTCCAATAAATTAAAGGAAAATTTGCTAGTTgtaatttatatattatttaatgtgGCTCGCAAATTATCTCTGATGAGTGAACAATAATTTgtaccagcagagggagctcaTTGCTAACGCAGCTAGTGTATGAATGTGCTATTGGAATGTTAATAGTTAGGCACGCCAATTATAATGTCAATTTACATTCTCTAGCAAACACCTTTCCTTATTATGCATTTATCAATGATTCTGCAACTGCAGAAATGTCATGAATTCAATTTCCATTGTCATTGTATGTGTGCTCGCCTGGGGCTTGGCTATGAAAACAAGGTTACTTCCGGTATTTAGCGCAGACGTTGCTGCGCGTCTCCACTCTAGCAAAGAACGGAGCAGCTAACGTAGTTTCTACTTGCACAATCCACGGGTTTTTGATACGCGCCGTGCTAACTTTCAAGAAAGTCATAAATACGTTAGGTGcattctttaataaaaaaaaatggcaggatTAACATCACTGGAGGGtgttaaaaggaaaataaagtcCCTGCAAGAGCAGGCTGACGGTGCTGAAGAAAAAGCTGAGAGACTGCAGAAAGAACTGgatttggaaagaaaaacaagagaatCAGTAAGACTTTGTTAACAGTAACATACGGAAAATGTATCGACTGAAATAGCCATAATTTCTTTAATTAAACCTATGTTCTAGTAAAAATAACGCTGAGTGTTAGTTGGCATCCGCATGTGTGAGACGCGAAGATGATGGATGGAAATGATTGATGTTGTGCAGCAATATAGCTGAATTTCCCAGGTACCCAGGCTAAACTTGATTATGTAGGCTAACGATACGGCCTCGCAGCACTAATATTTACTGTAGCTAGCTATGGTAGCTACAAATCGAATCAGTAAATTATTTGTTTCGTGGGCTAATTTGGATAGGTTTGATCTATTGTGTTGTAAGTTCACTTAATTAGTTCCGAGCTGTGAGGCCCCAGCTGTTTTagcttgcttgtttttgactggcTAGCTATAAGCTATAGCTTTGAAACGGAGTTAATAGTTGTTCAATGGTGGAGAATCGCTGAATGTAAACGATTCGCCATAGGTTAAACAAATGACCGATTTGGGTAGGGGGGAAACATGCCAATTGAGCTAATTGTCttcagaaaatgtacatttctaaaataattacTTCCAGGTCTTTCtgatcattttaaataatgaacATGTATAGACTGACCCGTATTTGAAACGTGCTAATAtgcttattttatatatatgtatttttttttaacgagcCGCAGTTTGGCAATACATCTTTTTTTGGATCATGAGTTAGACGTACACTTTGATTAACCTTGAGTGAAGGCGGAAAGGACATAATTTGATTTATCCACGCATATCTTGTGAAACATAATATGCAAGTCTAAAATATGTTGTCAAATGTATTGATTTGGCAATAGCATCAACATCACTCGGCATCAGGGAAGGGTTACTAAAAACTGTTGAACGGGCTGACTAATTTTCACCACTGAGCTACAGACTGAATGCAAAGCCACTGTGAGCAAGTCTGTCATCTGCATCCTTTTCTACAAATGGTTTCgactttttttcttcccttatAAGGGCAGAAATTAGGCAATGCATTATAGTGTGAGCTGCGCTCAGCCAGCCTGCTCCGATTAACAACTAGCACTTACTGAAGCGGGAAGTACATGCCTGTTTGTACTCCCAATTAGCAGAACAGTCCATTGTCGTTAATTCAGAAGCGACTGACATTGTGTGGTTTATAAAAATCAAAACACAACTTTATTAAGGCAGAGTAGTGGGTAGTAGATGGTAAAGATGCACAAGGCTTCATCCTACTCTCCTCCCTAGTAGTTTTATGGTATGCTAGACTGCAGAAGTTTTGCAGTGAACCCACCACACATGGATTGCATGTGGTTTAATTTTACATGTCATCAGTAGCTGTCAAATGGCAAAAAATGAATTAGACCACTTGTGCAGTCTTAATTTCTATTCCTCAAGCCATAATATTGTATTTAGccaggtgagtcccattgagatgctTCTATATATAGTATATCTCCTCTGTAACCcattcaaataaatacagtgTTTCACACTGAATGAAAATGCTTAAGAGCTGAATAATTGGAAATTATGGTGCACTACTCCACCACAATAACTGCTGTACATCCATGGAGAGTGTATTAACAACATTGTGAGAGTCAGATGATAAAAGTTAATCtcattttgtttatgtttgatCCACCCTTAAAGCGTTTCAGATCCTCCAGCGGCACCCTGTCCCAGCATAATCCCTGTTAGCCTGCCAGTGTCTCCAATATAAGGTCCAAAATGGTTCATTTTTAAACCATTAGTGTTGCTGTGAGAATTTGAGTCGCTGTACGCTACTAGACAGTGACTGGGCCAGGGACTGAAGTAACATGACTTGGGTGGCGATATGTGACATGCAAACGTAAACTGCATTATCGTTTCCTGCTATTGTTGGACCTAATGACTCGTTTAATACTGCAACTGCAATGTTGAGGGCAGAAGTGAGATTAGCGGTTCTGGTTTGAAGGTGTGGACCTTCAAAGTTTTCCTTTGGTTCAGCCTTGGTCATTGCAATATACTTTCGaccacacatagacacacgcacacacaaacactcagacacagaaGTGAAACTAGTATAGGGATAAAGACTGTTGGCCGGTACACTCTGTAAAGGAGCACTGATATATACCGcgttgtgtttctgttttgggTTCCTGCGCATGCCTGTCCtctctgcgtatgtgtgtgtcccctgtgcTTCTCCCTCACTGACCCCCGTGCTGTCTCCCATCTCCTAGGCTGAGGGTGATGTAGCTTCCCTGAACAGACGCATCCAGCTGGTTGAGGAGGAGTTGGATCGTGCCCAGGAGCGTCTGGCCACTGCCCTGCAGAAGCTGGAGGAGGCTGAGAAGGCTGCAGATGAGAGcgagaggtgtgtgtctgtgtggagtccccctcccccctccattgAGCTGCAGCTCTGTGGTGGAGCTCCTTCCTCTACCAGGCTGCCATGTGCAGGCCCTGCGTTGTTTCACATTTAGAAGCACGAGGGTAACTTCCGTACTCCTCCACCAGCTAGCCACAGAGCCCGTTTTCTTTCACGTGCTTTTAGAACATTGTTGTAGTGCAGCTTACGGTCTTCCTGTACTGCTGTTTGTGAGCCATACATGACAGTTGGCCTCCATCTGAAATGCAGTCGTGAAGTTATCAGGCTCTCCCAATAGAATGCAAAGGGCACCTTTCAATCAGTGACAACAAGCGATCCCATTTATTGGCATGAAACAAATGGGGATTGTTTTCGCAGAAACAACAAGGTCGTGAATAAGCAGTGATTCTCTAAGCACAAGGCTGTGTTCTTATGCCTTTGTTTCTTCGAGAAACAGTCCCTCTGCGTTGCACACCCCAGTGCATGGACATGGACCAATCCCTGTGTCCATTTCAGTCTGCACTGTTTATTTGGTTACTATAACCTTATAGTTTAGCAAAGGTCAGCTAGTCTTAGGTCTAAGAAAAGAACACTATAATCTTTTTCTTGTATGGAAATTCATCCTTCGATTCCAGTTTGAATCATACGTTTGTGCAGCTTAAAAGGGGGGTTGAATTTGGCTTTTGGGCGGAACCCAGAAACCAAACTCATCCAGCTGCCATTGAGAAGGGCACTGAATTGGCCATCCTAACCGACTGTTTTAGTCAAGCCACAAGTCAGCCTAGCAATGTACCTTTGATACTTGCTCTTTGAAAAAGTTGGGGGGCTCCTTGCTTAAGGAGTACTGGTAATGGATGTTTTGGCTGAAAGATTTTCACACAACATGCGCAGGCAGGCATCTTGTCGCTGTGTAGAATGTTGACTGACATGTGCTGCAAATGTTTCTCCTTGACAGAGGCATGAAGGTCATTGAGAACAGGGCGTCCAAGGATGAGGAGAAGTTGGAGATGCAGGAGATCCAGCTTAAGGAGGCCAAGCATATTGCTGAGGAGGCCGACCGCAAATATGAAGAGGTCagtttcccacaatcccccaaCTCCATTCACACAGACCCACAATCCCAGCCCCCAACTCCATTCACACAGACCCAGAATCCCAGCCCCCAACTCCATTCACACAGACCCAGAATCCCAGCCCCCAACTCCATTCACACAGACCCACAATCCCAGCCCCCAACTCCATTCACACAGACCCACAATCCCAGACCCCAGCTCCATTCACACAGACCCAGAATCCCAGCCCCCAACTCCATTCACACAGACCCACAATCCCAGCCCCCAACTCCATTCACACAGACCCACAATCCCAGACCCCAGCTCCATTCAGaggacacacagacccacaatCCCAGACCCCAGCTCCATTCAGaggacacacagacccacaatCCCAgcccccaactccattcagaggacacacagacccacaatCCCAGCCCCTTACCATAACTACTGCTTTAAATTGTGTAGTTCTTATAAAGTGTCTTCATGCCCATGCACTaaaccattttttaaatccttAATGAGATGATAGTGGCAAATCCTACTGTTTACCTACTCCCCCTTTAACTTTTGTTTTTAGGCATTTAGGCATTTTCACAAGTACATGTTAATTTTGGTAGACATTAACAACCGCTAATAACACATTACAGTTGTGCACATGAttctatgcacacacatagtcatGTTCAGGCAGAGTGTTAACATGCGTGTCTGCTGTGTCTCCAGGTGGCCCGTAAGCTGGTGATCATTGAGGGTGATCTTGAACGTACAGA
Encoded here:
- the LOC133130770 gene encoding tropomyosin alpha-1 chain, which produces MDAIKKKMQMLKLDKENALDRAEQAEGDKKAAEERSKQLEDDLVALQKKLKSTEDELDKYSEALKDAQEKLELAEKKAADAEGDVASLNRRIQLVEEELDRAQERLATALQKLEEAEKAADESERGMKVIENRASKDEEKLEMQEIQLKEAKHIAEEADRKYEEVARKLVIIEGDLERTEERAELSEGKCSELEEELKTVTNNLKSLEAQAEKYSQKEDKYEEEIKVLSDKLKEAETRAEFAERSVAKLEKTIDDLEDELYAQKLKYKAISEELDHALNDMTSI